Proteins encoded in a region of the Mercenaria mercenaria strain notata chromosome 1, MADL_Memer_1, whole genome shotgun sequence genome:
- the LOC123545593 gene encoding thrombospondin-2-like, which translates to MNKVYFLSVSICTILIITGVETLECYSCSKISDPSTCNTTITCATDEACYQESTVSGHTKIVTLGCINNKQCGASTTDSLTMIGRDIKRRQEQKCLECCGTDRCNEILCAHRNPAACIDDETIDCPRMNSVFGICKDINHAKSLCPDFCKLCDVVDGVWTEWTLWSTCDVTCETGIQSRSRTCANPAPAHGGQDCVGNQAETKLCQKSLCPVHGHWSSWEAWGACSVSCGLGIQRRQRTCTNPAPQRFGDHCFGLNIDDRICVPKACSDGEWTSWGNWSSCSVTCGGGFQSRSRSCTNPRPSLIGRYCDGDSSQVGSCNRHACRGMYKTTRSIAFIQWNRFRYQFAVMILIILGKCRPR; encoded by the exons ATGAATAAGGTCTACTTTCTTTCAG tttcTATATGTACAATTCTGATAATAACAGGCGTAG AAACATTGGAGTGTTATAGCTGCTCGAAAATCAGTGATCCAAGTACATGTAATACCACGATCACCTGTGCCACAGACGAG gCTTGTTATCAGGAATCGACTGTGTCGGGACATACTAAAATAGTCACGTTAGGATGTATAAATAACAAG CAATGCGGGGCTTCAACAACTGATTCTTTGACTATGATTGGTCGAGATATAAAAAGGCGACAAGAACAAAAATGCCTAGAATGCTGTGGTACTGATCGATGTAACGAAATTCTTTGTGCCCATAGAAACC ctgCTGCATGCATTGATGACGAAACAATAGACTGCCCCAGAATGAACTCGGTATTTGGAATTTGCAAAGATATAAATCACGCTAAATCTTTGTGCCCTGACTTTTGTAAACTTTGTGATGTTG TCGATGGTGTGTGGACGGAATGGACGCTATGGTCTACATGTGATGTCACTTGTGAAACTGGAATCCAGTCGCGATCAAGGACATGTGCAAACCCAGCACCAGCGCACGGTGGTCAAGACTGTGTAGGCAACCAAGCGGAAACAAAACTATGTCAGAAGTCACTCTGTCCTG TACACGGACACTGGAGCTCTTGGGAAGCATGGGGAGCATGTTCGGTTTCCTGTGGACTTGGTATTCAGAGACGGCAACGCACCTGTACAAACCCAGCACCACAACGATTTGGCGACCACTGTTTTGGTTTGAATATTGACGATCGGATCTGTGTACCTAAAGCGTGCTCGG ATGGTGAGTGGACAAGCTGGGGTAACTGGAGTAGCTGTAGTGTCACTTGTGGCGGAGGTTTTCAGTCTCGATCAAGGTCCTGCACAAACCCGAGACCTTCCTTAATTGGGAGATACTGTGATGGTGATTCGTCACAAGTAGGATCTTGTAACAGACACGCTTGCAGAGGtatgtacaaaaccacacggtcAATAGCTTTTATACAGTGGAACAGATTCCGCTACCAATTCGCAGTCATGATCTTAATTATTCTAGGAAAATGCCGTCCGCGATGA
- the LOC123538025 gene encoding uncharacterized protein LOC123538025: MDTIFYFVVVLLVCVTVVNAGEFCTEDTFGYTKYCATSCCGTKYNRYCCSSNVGLIVGIVLGVGGLVTVIVSVLVAVFCCCRKTRGQTGQVCQPTVPVYGVQTTTVSYEQAGYTNAAFPQQLQTPSMPGPVDDAQKWQQPPPSYNTVITS; encoded by the exons ATGGATACCATATTTTATTTCGTTGTGGTTTTATTAGTTTGTGTCACAG ttGTAAATGCCGGAGAATTTTGTACAGAGGATACCTTCGGATACACAAAATACTGTGCTACATCTTGTTGTGGAACCAAATATAACAGATACTGCTGTTCCAG TAATGTGGGGCTTATCGTTGGTATTGTGCTTGGTGTTGGTGGACTTGTAACAGTGATAGTGTCAGTGTTGGTGGCTGTATTCTGTTGCTGTCGAAAAACCAGAGGACAGACGGGACAGGTGTGTCAACCTACAG TGCCGGTGTACGGTGTGCAGACAACCACTGTAAGTTATGAACAAGCTGGATACACAAATGCTGCATTCCCACAACAATTGCAGACACCAAGCATGCCTGGTCCAGTAGATGATGCCCAGAAATGGCAACAGCCCCCGCCTTCATACAATACTGTCATCACGAGCTAA